Proteins encoded within one genomic window of Bacteroides sedimenti:
- the lipB gene encoding lipoyl(octanoyl) transferase LipB, with protein MKLEYTDWQLITYAEAWQQQTALFDELIRAKMAGEPYTNNIITCEHPHVYTLGRSGKDQNMLISEEQLQKMGASLYHIDRGGDITYHGPGQIVCYPILNLEDYRLGLKEYIHLLEEAVINVCSHYGIKADRLAGATGVWLDGGTPKARKICAIGVRSSHFVTMHGLAFNINTDLKYFHFINPCGFIDKGVTSLEKELNQKIDLEQPKSMLRSEIERLLSRQLSEN; from the coding sequence ATGAAACTTGAATACACAGACTGGCAACTGATTACTTATGCCGAAGCATGGCAACAACAGACCGCGCTTTTCGACGAACTTATCCGCGCCAAGATGGCGGGAGAGCCTTATACCAATAACATTATCACCTGCGAACATCCGCACGTTTACACTTTGGGACGAAGCGGAAAAGACCAAAATATGCTGATTAGTGAAGAACAACTCCAGAAAATGGGCGCATCTCTGTATCACATTGACCGGGGTGGCGATATTACTTATCATGGACCGGGGCAGATTGTTTGTTATCCTATCCTGAATTTGGAAGATTATCGTCTGGGGCTGAAAGAGTATATCCATCTGCTGGAAGAGGCTGTAATCAACGTGTGCAGTCATTACGGAATAAAGGCCGACCGTTTAGCCGGAGCCACCGGAGTATGGCTGGATGGTGGAACACCCAAAGCCCGAAAGATATGTGCAATTGGAGTACGGAGCAGTCATTTTGTAACCATGCACGGACTGGCATTCAACATCAATACCGACCTGAAGTATTTTCATTTCATCAATCCATGCGGATTTATCGACAAAGGTGTAACTTCTCTAGAGAAAGAACTGAACCAGAAGATAGATTTGGAACAACCGAAATCGATGTTACGTTCTGAGATTGAACGACTTCTTTCCAGACAATTATCTGAAAACTGA